In the Piscinibacter sp. XHJ-5 genome, one interval contains:
- a CDS encoding MBL fold metallo-hydrolase translates to MSSPLKLVRSLTAAFAVGMVAAGGAGAQTAAPLSLKVYNADGNSFHVNAVVVSGKTEAVVIDAGFTRADALRIAANALDSGKTVKTILVSNADPDFYFGAETLKAVFPQAQVLATPAVREKIQSKVAGKLAFWGPKMGANAPRQPIVPDELKGVTLTVDGEAIELRGTTGELAHRPYVWIPSLKAIVGNIAVFGNLHVWTADTQKDSERRAWLAQLDEMQALKPATVVPGHMAAGTALDESAIRYTREYLQRFEAETPKARSGAELIEAMKKAYPQAGLPVALDIGAKVAKGEMKW, encoded by the coding sequence ATGTCGTCCCCTCTGAAGCTCGTTCGTTCACTGACCGCCGCCTTCGCCGTCGGCATGGTCGCCGCCGGCGGTGCCGGTGCCCAGACCGCAGCGCCGCTGTCGCTCAAGGTCTACAACGCCGACGGCAACAGCTTTCATGTCAATGCGGTCGTCGTGAGCGGCAAGACCGAGGCAGTCGTGATCGACGCCGGCTTCACGCGCGCCGACGCGCTGCGCATCGCGGCCAACGCCCTCGACAGCGGCAAGACCGTCAAGACCATCCTTGTCAGCAACGCCGACCCCGACTTCTACTTCGGTGCCGAGACGCTGAAAGCGGTGTTCCCGCAGGCGCAGGTGCTCGCCACGCCGGCCGTGCGCGAGAAGATCCAGAGCAAGGTCGCCGGCAAGCTCGCGTTCTGGGGACCGAAGATGGGCGCCAACGCGCCCCGGCAGCCGATCGTTCCCGACGAGCTGAAGGGGGTGACCCTCACGGTCGACGGCGAGGCCATCGAGCTGCGCGGCACCACCGGCGAACTGGCGCACCGCCCTTACGTCTGGATCCCTTCGCTGAAGGCGATCGTCGGCAACATCGCGGTGTTCGGCAACCTGCACGTCTGGACTGCCGACACGCAGAAGGACAGCGAGCGCAGGGCCTGGCTCGCTCAGCTCGACGAGATGCAGGCGCTGAAGCCCGCCACGGTCGTGCCCGGCCACATGGCGGCCGGCACGGCGCTGGACGAGAGCGCGATCCGCTACACACGGGAGTACCTGCAACGCTTCGAGGCCGAGACGCCCAAGGCCAGGAGCGGCGCCGAACTGATCGAGGCGATGAAGAAGGCCTACCCGCAAGCCGGCCTGCCGGTCGCGCTCGACATCGGGGCCAAGGTCGCCAAGGGCGAGATGAAGTGGTGA